In Papaver somniferum cultivar HN1 chromosome 1, ASM357369v1, whole genome shotgun sequence, a genomic segment contains:
- the LOC113278980 gene encoding WPP domain-associated protein-like yields MENSGVFEDTMISDVIVESFNDESMQFDISKASENPGDDLLEGLDSYLEDIDDRLTVSRMVNDSVTKGIVNAVNEEAKQTLCEWKQEQEFREEFETLVIQNTLKNLQNQFETKLQEERSLIHRNPGNKQLMKTNELLSLREELDVISRSLSSYESGSLFSHGLLEGGEESKKKDRLYKKVQNLGTPSSITERNGKHEEANRSRLEIMDPVLLKNMPKEELIKFCKTEMANTKRNDETIIQEITEKYYTLRREILNSCDPSSPLRREKEFDSLRKKIPEVISKLDSILVESKRLPVACDSTEYVDELNNKLKTLLSENCQLKDLLSNKKKEAKDLSSQVSDLVNKMSNHSLAEANLLNQIRKLKSEIEDTRIEFSVREEIHKCVIQDLNCRIKHAEDLLMESIAMQDLSEIVLMEAAKDPKGTIEYGVEDSDMESIIMQEICAIIFREAIKDAQLTVDLLKMEHEAENENRASLETLLLESDKALSIQSKENEQLKQELVLLSASVEEKEKMALEAKSRMMKEKEQFEQICQELNTLRDRVSRGDMLISESNKMSDQMKNQLEETSHQIHLYEKQVSSLDQKLTLAVNDLKDANEERRQLRENVKQKQNVISSLEERETEQKKQTESVLMTVQRFSKALSDFEQRASDKVEKNNLRLENLHLHCRPLFHKSKSFKGLELIYKQKLERKKSDLRKAEEEVDLLGDEVDALLGVLEKIYIALDHYSPVLQHYPGIMEILKLVKRELSGDNSKPVY; encoded by the exons ATGGAGAATTCAGGAGTTTTTGAAGATACAATGATTTCTGATGTTATAGTTGAATCATTTAATGATGAGTCAATGCAATTTGACATTTCTAAGGCAAGTGAGAATCCCGGTGATGATCTTCTTGAAGGTTTAGATTCTTACTTAGAAGATATTGATGATCGTTTGACCGTATCAAGGATGGTGAATGATTCGGTTACCAAGGGCATAGTGAATGCTGTTAATGAAGAAGCTAAGCAAACACTTTGTGAGTGGAAACAAGAGCAGGAATTTCGAGAAGAGTTTGAAACTCTTGTAATCCAGAATACGTTAAAGAACCTCCAAAACCAGTTTGAAACAAAGCTGCAGGAAGAAAGATCCTTAATTCACAGAAACCCTGGTAATAAACAATTGATGAAGACAAATGAGCTTTTGAGTTTGCGCGAAGAACTCGATGTCATTTCTAGGTCACTGTCCAGTTACGAATCAGGGTCCTTATTTTCTCATGGTTTACTTGAGGGTGGTGAAGAATCTAAAAAGAAAGATCGTCTTTATAAGAAGGTTCAGAATTTAGGGACTCCGAGTTCTATTACTGAACGAAATGGTAAACATGAGGAGGCTAATAGGAGCAGACTTGAAATAATGGATCCTGTCCTGCTAAAGAACATGCCAAAAGAGGAGTTGATAAAATTTTGCAAAACTGAAATGGCCAATACGAAAAGAAATGATGAAACGATCATCCAAGAGATAACTGAAAAATACTACACGTTGAGACGAGAAATCCTCAACAGTTGCGATCCTTCTTCACCACTGAGGAGGGAGAAGGAGTTCGACTCCTTGAGAAAAAAAATTCCAGAAGTCATATCTAAGTTGGACAGTATACTTGTGGAGAGTAAGAGGTTACCTGTGGCATGTGATAGTACTGAATATGTAGATGAGTTGAATAACAAGCTTAAAACCCTTCTTTCTGAGAACTGCCAGCTCAAGGACTtgctttctaataagaaaaaggAGGCTAAGGACCTCTCTTCCCAGGTATCTGATCTTGTAAACAAGATGTCTAACCATTCTTTGGCTGAGGCAAATTTGTTAAATCAGATAAGGAAACTTAAATCTGAAATAGAAGATACCAGAATCGAGTTCTCGGTGAGAGAAGAGATTCATAAGTGCGTCATTCAGGACTTGAACTGCAGAATAAAACATGCCGAGGATTTGCTTATGGAGTCTATTGCCATGCAAGATTTAAGTGAAATTGTTCTCATGGAAGCAGCGAAGGATCCCAAGGGTACTATTGAATATGGAGTTGAAGATTCAGATATGGAGTCCATTATCATGCAAGAGATATGTGCAATTATTTTCAGGGAAGCCATTAAGGATGCACAACTTACTGTCGATCTCTTAAAAATGGAGCACGAGGCAGAAAATGAAAATAGGGCATCACTTGAAACATTGTTATTAGAAAGTGACAAGGCATTGTCCATACAGAGCAAAGAAAATGAGCAGTTGAAGCAAGAGTTGGTTTTGCTTTCAGCTTCGGTGGAAGAGAAGGAAAAGATGGCTTTGGAAGCAAAGTCGAGAATGATGAAGGAGAAGGAGCAATTTGAACAAATCTGTCAAGAACTTAATACACTAAGAGACAGAGTAAGTAGGGGCGACATGCTGATTTCAGAGAGTAATAAGATGTCAGATCAGATGAAGAATCAACTGGAAGAAACTTCACATCAAATACATTTGTATGAGAAACAGGTGAGCAGTCTTGATCAAAAACTCACTTTGGCAGTAAATGATTTAAAAGATGCAAATGAAGAAAGGAGACAGCTTCGTGAGAATGTTAAACAGAAGCAAAATGTTATCTCTTCCCTTGAGGAAAGAGAAACTGAGCAGAAGAAGCAAACAGAGTCCGTCTTAATGACTGTTCAAAGATTTTCAAAAGCACTTTCTGATTTTGAACAAAGAGCATCAGACAAAGTTGAAAAGAACAATCTAAG GTTGGAAAACCTTCATCTTCATTGTCGACCACTTTTTCACAAATCTAAGTCGTTCAAGGGATTGGAGTTGATATACAAGCAGAAACTTGAGCGAAAAAAGTCTGATCTTCGCAAGGCAGAAGAAGAG GTTGATCTTTTAGGAGACGAGGTGGATGCCCTTTTAGGCGTTCTGGAAAAAATATACATTGCACTTGATCATTACTCTCCAGTACTGCAGCATTATCCTGGT ATTATGGAGATTCTGAAACTGGTGAAAAGAGAGTTAAGCGGAGATAATTCCAAACCTGTCTATTAG